The Trichosurus vulpecula isolate mTriVul1 chromosome 3, mTriVul1.pri, whole genome shotgun sequence genome includes a window with the following:
- the SOWAHA gene encoding ankyrin repeat domain-containing protein SOWAHA: MALAAAAAAAAAGVSQAAVLGFLQERGGKVRNSEFVSRFKPLLDAGDPGGRAARRKCFKQFVNDVAVVKELDGVKFVVLRKKPRASFTPRPAPPTPSEAAGDPLPGDPPTSEAQELDTDLPAELPLQTSSDAAAAQEHRSPSPPSEEQPPSPPSEELLLSPLSEELPPYPDLKEAAAAAPTPTPALQSRYTPAAPPQTPAAPEELPPLQPRKPCMLPVRCVPSVIRVRADEQGLRRQLSEEPAVAASSLLPVPGDSPRLRRRLSVEESGLGLALGGGRSPHLRRLSRAGPRLLSPEIEELPSTVPQPPPPTVPLEPAEHEWLVRAAGGRWTHQLHGLLLRDRSLAAKRDFMSGFTALHWAAKSGDRDMVLQLVEVARRGGAPVDVNARSHGGYTPLHLAALHGHEDAAILLVERLGAQVLVRDHSGRRAYQYLRPGASYALRLLLGDPALRCPVEHDGPARRPVQVAASILSSTTSAFLGVLADDLMLQDLARGIRKSGSFSKFLGASPMAPRKKAKARPGLPAFPSASTQASTTGSKRWPGTDIFQSH, encoded by the coding sequence ATGGCGCTGGCAGCggcggctgcggcggcggcggcgggggtgAGCCAGGCTGCAGTGCTGGGCTTCCTGCAGGAGCGCGGGGGCAAGGTGCGCAACTCGGAGTTCGTGAGCCGCTTCAAGCCGCTGCTGGACGCGGGGGACCCGGGCGGCCGGGCTGCCCGCAGGAAATGTTTCAAGCAATTCGTCAACGATGTGGCGGTGGTCAAAGAGCTGGACGGCGTCAAGTTCGTGGTGCTGCGCAAGAAGCCGCGCGCCTCCTTCACCCCACGGCCCGCGCCCCCGACGCCCTCCGAAGCCGCTGGGGACCCCCTCCCTGGGGACCCGCCGACCTCCGAGGCCCAGGAGCTGGATACGGACCTTCCGGCTGAGCTGCCACTGCAAACTTCCTCAGATGCAGCCGCAGCCCAGGAGCATAGGTCTCCGTCCCCGCCGTCGGAGGAGCAGCCCCCATCCCCGCCGTCCGAGGAGCTGCTCCTATCCCCGCTGTCGGAGGAGCTGCCCCCGTACCCAGACCTGAAAGAAGCTGCCGCTGccgcccccaccccaacccctgcccTGCAGTCCAGGTACACGCCCGCGGCCCCTCCACAGACCCCGGCTGCGCCCGAGGAGCTGCCCCCGCTCCAGCCGCGGAAGCCCTGCATGCTGCCTGTCCGCTGCGTCCCGTCGGTGATCCGGGTCCGGGCAGACGAGCAGGGACTGCGGCGCCAGCTGTCGGAAGAACCGGCGGTGGCAGCTTCGTCTCTGCTGCCCGTGCCCGGGGACTCCCCGCGGCTGCGGCGGCGACTCTCGGTGGAGGAGTCGGGCCTGGGTCTCGCACTGGGGGGCGGCCGGTCCCCTCACCTCCGGCGCCTGTCCCGGGCCGGCCCGCGCCTGCTGAGCCCCGAGATCGAGGAGCTGCCCTCCACCGTCCCCCAGCCGCCGCCGCCCACCGTGCCCTTGGAGCCAGCCGAGCACGAGTGGCTGGTGAGAGCGGCCGGCGGCCGTTGGACTCACCAGCTTCACGGGCTGCTGCTGCGGGATCGGAGCCTGGCTGCCAAGCGCGACTTCATGTCGGGATTCACCGCCCTGCACTGGGCGGCCAAAAGCGGCGACCGCGACATGGTGCTGCAGCTGGTGGAAGTGGCGCGCCGCGGGGGAGCGCCCGTCGACGTGAACGCCCGCTCGCACGGCGGCTACACCCCCTTGCACCTGGCGGCCCTGCACGGCCACGAGGACGCGGCCATCCTGCTGGTGGAGCGCCTGGGCGCGCAGGTGCTCGTCCGAGACCACAGCGGGCGGCGAGCCTACCAGTACCTGCGGCCCGGAGCCTCGTACGCGCTGCGTCTGTTGCTAGGCGACCCCGCCCTTCGCTGCCCCGTGGAGCACGACGGCCCGGCCAGGCGGCCTGTGCAGGTGGCAGCCTCCATCCTTAGCTCCACCACCAGCGCCTTCCTGGGTGTGCTGGCCGACGACCTGATGCTGCAGGACCTGGCCCGCGGCATCAGGAAGTCCGGCTCCTTCAGTAAGTTCCTGGGCGCTTCCCCCATGGCACCCCGCAAGAAGGCCAAGGCCAGACCGGgcctccctgccttcccttctgcttCCACCCAGGCCTCCACCACGGGGTCCAAGCGCTGGCCAGGCACTGACATCTTCCAGAGCCATTAG